The Paenibacillus uliginis N3/975 genome has a window encoding:
- a CDS encoding BlaI/MecI/CopY family transcriptional regulator, with translation MNQIPPITDAELEIMRVLWANPNCPSSEVVKQMTDLMGWSPNTTRTLLSRLVQKEAAGAKLEKGSKRIQLFYPIISEQEYLRSETKSFIKKLYGGALKPMLANFLQDKKLNAQEIEDLKALFDEKRSDGEPEKRDT, from the coding sequence ATGAATCAAATACCACCCATTACGGATGCAGAACTGGAAATCATGCGCGTCTTATGGGCCAATCCGAATTGCCCTTCCAGTGAGGTCGTAAAACAAATGACGGATCTGATGGGGTGGAGCCCGAATACGACCCGGACGCTCCTCAGTCGTCTGGTGCAGAAGGAAGCGGCGGGTGCGAAGCTGGAAAAGGGTTCGAAGCGCATCCAACTATTTTATCCTATCATCAGCGAGCAGGAGTATCTGCGGTCCGAAACCAAATCCTTCATAAAAAAACTGTACGGCGGAGCATTAAAGCCGATGCTGGCTAATTTTTTGCAGGATAAAAAGCTGAATGCGCAGGAAATCGAGGATCTGAAGGCTTTATTTGACGAGAAGCGGAGCGACGGAGAACCAGAAAAAAGAGATACCTGA